The following coding sequences lie in one Pan paniscus chromosome X, NHGRI_mPanPan1-v2.0_pri, whole genome shotgun sequence genomic window:
- the HDAC8 gene encoding histone deacetylase 8 isoform X10, translating into MLTREHRCGRSEEQELEPWPSPKKARSRRWLRNGFKRKMEEPEEPADSGQSLVPVYIYSPEYVSMCDSLAKIPKRASMVHSLIEAYALHKQMRIVKPKVASMEEMATFHTDAYLQHLQKVSQEGDDDHPDSIEYGLGYDCPATEGIFDYAAAIGGATITAAQCLIDGMCKVAINWSGGWHHAKKETCVYVALYKAF; encoded by the exons ATGTTGACCAGGGAGCACCGCTGCGGCCGATCAGAGGAGCAGGAACTAGAACCCTGGCCGAGTCCGAAAAAAGCCAGATCTAGAAGGTGGCTGCGGAACGGTTTTAAGCGGAAGATGGAGGAGCCGGAGGAACCGGCGGACAGTGGGCAGTCGCTGGTCCCGGTTTATATCTATAGTCCCGAGTATGTCAGTATGTGTGACTCCCTGGCCAAGATCCCCAAACGG GCCAGTATGGTGCATTCTTTGATTGAAGCATATGCACTGCATAAGCAAATGAG GATAGTTAAGCCTAAAGTGGCCTCCATGGAGGAGATGGCCACCTTCCACACTGATGCTTATCTGCAGCATCTCCAGAAGGTCAGCCAAGAAGGCGATGATGATCATCCGGACTCCATAGAATATGGGCTAG GTTATGACTGCCCAGCCACTGAAGGGATATTTGACTATGCAGCAGCTATAGGAGGGGCTACCATCACAGCTGCCCAATGCCTGATTGACGGAATGTGCAAAGTAGCAATTAACTGGTCTGGAGGGTGGCATCATGCAAAGAA AGAGACGTGTGTGTATGTGGCACTTTACAAGGCATTCTGA